In Tursiops truncatus isolate mTurTru1 chromosome 19, mTurTru1.mat.Y, whole genome shotgun sequence, a genomic segment contains:
- the CEBPA gene encoding CCAAT/enhancer-binding protein alpha: MESADFYEAEPRPPMSSHLQSPPHAPSSAAFGFLRGAGPAQPPAPPAAPEPLGGICEHETSIDISAYIDPAAFNDEFLADLFQHSRQQEKAKAAAAPAGGGGDFDYPGAPVGPGGAVMPGGAHGPPPGYGCSAAGYLDGRLEPLYERVGAPALRPLVIKQEPREEDEAKQLALAGLFPYQPPPPPPPQHSHPPPAHLAAPHLQFQIAHCGQTTMHLPPGHPTPPPTPVPSPHPAPALGAAGLPGPGGALKGLAVGHPDIRAGGGGGGGGGAGKGKKSVDKNSNEYRVRRERNNIAVRKSRDKAKQRNVETQQKVLELTSDNDRLRKRVEQLSRELDTLRGIFRQLPESSLVKAMGNCA; encoded by the coding sequence ATGGAGTCGGCCGACTTCTACGAGGCGGAGCCGCGGCCCCCGATGAGCAGCCACCTCCAGAGCCCCCCGCACGCGCCCAGCAGCGCCGCTTTCGGCTTTCTCCGGGGCGCGGGTCCCgcgcagcccccagccccacctgccgcCCCGGAGCCGCTGGGCGGCATCTGCGAACACGAGACGTCCATCGACATCAGCGCCTACATCGACCCGGCCGCCTTCAACGACGAGTTCCTGGCCGACCTGTTCCAGCACAGCCGGCAGCAGGAGAAGGCCAAGGCGGCCGCGGCCCCCGCAGGAGGCGGCGGCGACTTTGACTACCCGGGCGCCCCCGTGGGCCCCGGCGGCGCCGTCATGCCCGGAGGGGCGCACGGCCCCCCGCCCGGCTACGGCTGCTCGGCGGCCGGCTACCTGGACGGCAGGCTGGAACCCCTGTACGAGCGCGTCGGGGCGCCGGCTCTACGGCCGCTGGTGATCAAGCAGGAGCCGCGCGAGGAGGACGAGGCGAAGCAGCTGGCGCTGGCCGGCCTCTTTCCCTACcagcctccgccgccgccgccaccacaGCACTCACACCCGCCGCCCGCTCACCTGGCCGCCCCGCACCTGCAGTTCCAGATCGCGCACTGCGGCCAGACCACCATGCACCTGCCGCCCGGCCACCCCACGCCGCCGCCCACGCCCGTGCCCAGCCCGCACCCAGCGCCCGCGCTCGGCGCCGCTGGCCTGCCAGGCCCCGGCGGCGCGCTCAAGGGGCTGGCCGTCGGGCACCCAGACATccgcgcgggcggcggcggcggcggcggcggcggcgcgggcaaAGGCAAGAAGTCCGTGGACAAGAACAGCAACGAGTACCGGGTGCGGCGCGAGCGCAACAACATCGCGGTGCGCAAGAGCCGGGACAAGGCCAAGCAGCGCAACGTGGAGACGCAGCAGAAGGTGCTGGAGCTGACCAGTGACAATGACCGCCTGCGCAAGCGGGTGGAACAACTGAGCCGCGAACTGGACACGCTGCGGGGCATCTTCCGCCAGCTGCCTGAGAGCTCCCTGGTCAAGGCCATGGGCAACTGCGCGTGA